The following proteins come from a genomic window of Heyndrickxia acidicola:
- a CDS encoding isochorismate synthase, protein MPIIHHSTIQQQFNKALEKASLDKRAVLFSYTEELSSFAAPLDLFSASYSEFYGERYFWKEPNDEVILIGLGSIYSLRVNQQTENRFQYIDREWEKLLASAYIFNPFDISGTGPLLMGGFSFDSETERDQNWTSFGNAAFHLPQIMISSIKGQTFLTINIMATRNDDEGTLELLQEKVQKLFGSTDQNKEISNIVNQEELNAHEWKESVALAVNAIQEGELDKVVLSRRMRLDFDKTILPEQVLSRLWMEQHQSYLFALEELNHCFTGASPERLILKENDQILSTCLAGSIKRTGNAADDGLLGLELLNDRKNRDEHQFVVKMISDVLDPFCIEMSIPDTPEVMKMRDIQHLYTPVRGKVNNTGTTLLKLVEALHPTPALGGIPREKAMELIREVENSDRGFYGAPVGWFDYRGNGEFCVAIRSGLLKENEAILYSGCGIVADSNPEDEYIETGIKFKPMLRALGGKNL, encoded by the coding sequence ATGCCAATTATTCATCATTCGACTATACAACAACAATTTAATAAAGCCTTGGAAAAGGCATCCTTGGACAAGAGAGCCGTATTATTTAGTTATACAGAAGAGCTTTCTTCTTTTGCTGCTCCGCTGGATTTGTTTTCAGCTTCCTATTCTGAATTTTACGGGGAACGCTATTTTTGGAAGGAGCCAAACGATGAAGTCATTTTGATTGGGCTCGGAAGTATTTATTCTTTACGTGTAAATCAGCAAACAGAAAACCGGTTTCAGTATATTGACCGTGAATGGGAAAAGCTTCTTGCATCCGCTTATATTTTTAATCCTTTTGATATTTCAGGAACCGGTCCTCTTTTAATGGGAGGATTTTCTTTCGACTCGGAAACCGAGAGAGACCAGAATTGGACTTCATTTGGAAATGCGGCTTTCCATTTGCCGCAAATCATGATTTCTTCTATAAAAGGACAAACCTTTTTAACCATTAATATTATGGCAACACGCAATGACGATGAAGGAACACTTGAATTGCTGCAGGAAAAGGTACAGAAGCTTTTTGGCAGTACCGATCAAAATAAGGAAATATCCAACATTGTCAATCAAGAAGAGCTGAATGCACACGAATGGAAAGAGTCAGTTGCCCTTGCTGTTAATGCCATTCAAGAGGGTGAACTGGATAAGGTGGTTCTTTCAAGAAGGATGAGGCTTGACTTTGATAAAACCATATTGCCTGAACAAGTGCTGAGCCGTCTATGGATGGAACAACATCAGAGCTATCTCTTTGCTTTAGAGGAGCTGAACCACTGTTTTACAGGTGCTTCTCCTGAACGTTTAATTTTAAAAGAAAATGACCAGATATTATCGACTTGTCTGGCAGGCTCTATTAAAAGAACAGGAAATGCAGCGGATGATGGACTGCTGGGTTTAGAGCTTTTAAATGACCGGAAAAATCGTGATGAACATCAATTCGTAGTAAAAATGATCAGCGATGTATTGGATCCTTTTTGTATTGAAATGAGCATTCCGGATACTCCGGAAGTAATGAAAATGAGAGATATTCAGCATTTATATACACCAGTTAGAGGAAAAGTGAACAATACGGGCACCACATTGCTAAAACTTGTGGAAGCTCTTCATCCAACGCCTGCTTTGGGAGGCATTCCAAGGGAAAAAGCCATGGAACTGATACGTGAAGTAGAAAACTCCGACCGCGGTTTCTATGGAGCTCCAGTAGGATGGTTTGATTATCGCGGAAACGGAGAGTTCTGTGTTGCGATCCGTTCAGGGTTATTAAAAGAAAATGAAGCCATCCTTTATTCAGGCTGTGGAATTGTGGCAGATTCCAATCCTGAGGATGAGTATATAGAAACAGGCATTAAGTTTAAACCTATGTTAAGGGCTCTAGGAGGCAAGAATTTATGA
- the menH gene encoding 2-succinyl-6-hydroxy-2,4-cyclohexadiene-1-carboxylate synthase: protein MTVKDVEYNVSILGEGEPILFLHGFTSKGSSWETSVRPLVEKYKVILIDLLGHGDTSKPQDSSRYRIEHAADDLADLLQRLNLSRASVVGYSMGGRLAIAFAARHPSMVEKLVLESASPGLRSEQERLARIEQDEKLAEMILTKGIPYFIDYWTNIPLFESQKLLDKGIQKKVYEERMSNDAMGLANSLKGMGTGAQGSYWECLDELNCPVLLVTGSLDEKFCRIADKMIKKLKNASHTTFLNKGHALHVEDPEKFGTIVLEFLSNSLK, encoded by the coding sequence ATGACTGTAAAAGATGTCGAATACAATGTCAGCATTTTGGGTGAAGGAGAGCCGATATTATTCCTTCATGGATTTACTTCCAAAGGTTCATCCTGGGAAACATCTGTTCGGCCGCTTGTTGAAAAATACAAAGTCATCTTGATTGATCTTCTGGGACATGGGGATACATCCAAACCTCAGGATTCCTCTCGATACCGTATTGAGCATGCTGCGGATGACCTTGCTGATTTGCTCCAGCGGTTGAATCTATCAAGAGCTTCAGTAGTCGGCTATTCCATGGGAGGCAGACTTGCCATTGCTTTTGCGGCAAGGCATCCTTCTATGGTGGAAAAGCTTGTGCTGGAAAGTGCTTCACCTGGTTTGAGGTCGGAACAGGAAAGACTGGCCCGTATTGAACAGGATGAAAAATTGGCCGAGATGATTTTAACCAAGGGAATTCCTTATTTTATTGACTACTGGACAAATATTCCATTGTTTGAATCTCAAAAGCTTTTGGACAAAGGCATTCAAAAAAAAGTTTATGAGGAACGGATGTCGAATGATGCCATGGGTCTGGCTAACAGCTTGAAGGGCATGGGAACGGGGGCTCAAGGATCCTATTGGGAATGCCTGGACGAATTAAACTGCCCGGTGCTTTTAGTAACAGGAAGCTTGGATGAGAAGTTTTGCAGAATTGCAGACAAAATGATAAAGAAGCTGAAAAATGCTTCTCATACCACATTTTTAAACAAAGGGCATGCTTTACATGTGGAGGATCCCGAAAAATTTGGTACAATAGTATTGGAGTTTTTGTCTAATTCTCTGAAGTAG
- a CDS encoding o-succinylbenzoate--CoA ligase, producing the protein MESSIPNLLKQRAFLTPNREAIVFNGESYSFLELYLQAKELAGKIASLHVGQEDTVGILLKNRPHTFFIIHALQQLRARAVFLNHRLTPSEMEFQLKDSGAKLLIAESDFNAVTDEIKVMHPSLEAVSVEDVFTQKEKLIPQHEEYGLQDVCSIMYTSGTTGKPKGVLQTYGNHWWSATGSALNLGIRGDDSWLCAVPLFHISGFSILMRSVIYGNTVYLIEQFHEENINELLVTGKVTIMSVVSAMLYRMLDVLKERRYHNRFRCMLLGGGPAPRPLLETCVEKGIPVFQSYGMTETSSQIVTLSPEDSLRKLGSAGKPLFPSQLKIKADGEEAEVHTPGEIIVKGPNVTIGYLNREDANKENFNNGWFSTGDIGYVDEEGFLYVMDRRSDLIISGGENIYPAEVEEVLLSHPDILEAGVTGAKDPVWEQVPYGFIVTKASLSEEDIIEFCQKHLAKYKIPKRIFSVSALPRNASNKLLRRKLMDLLSEGGLE; encoded by the coding sequence ATGGAATCCTCAATTCCCAATCTATTAAAGCAGCGGGCTTTTTTAACTCCAAACCGGGAGGCAATTGTTTTTAACGGCGAATCATACAGCTTTCTTGAGCTATATCTTCAAGCGAAGGAGCTTGCCGGAAAAATTGCTTCGCTTCATGTTGGTCAAGAAGACACCGTTGGAATCCTGCTGAAAAATCGTCCCCATACATTTTTTATTATTCATGCATTACAACAATTACGGGCTAGAGCCGTCTTTTTAAACCATCGTTTGACGCCTTCAGAAATGGAATTTCAATTGAAAGACAGCGGTGCAAAGCTGCTTATTGCAGAAAGTGATTTCAATGCGGTTACTGATGAAATCAAAGTCATGCATCCTTCACTTGAAGCTGTATCTGTTGAGGATGTGTTTACTCAAAAAGAGAAGCTAATTCCCCAACATGAAGAATACGGCCTTCAGGATGTTTGTTCCATTATGTACACCTCAGGCACTACCGGAAAGCCAAAGGGCGTTCTCCAAACTTATGGAAATCATTGGTGGAGTGCAACGGGTTCTGCCTTAAATCTTGGAATAAGAGGGGATGATTCCTGGCTGTGTGCTGTGCCATTATTCCATATAAGCGGATTTTCCATTCTTATGAGAAGTGTTATTTATGGGAATACCGTTTATTTAATTGAGCAATTCCACGAAGAAAACATTAATGAGCTTTTAGTAACTGGCAAGGTGACCATTATGTCAGTTGTTAGTGCCATGCTGTATCGTATGCTGGATGTTTTGAAGGAAAGACGATATCATAATCGTTTTCGCTGCATGCTGCTGGGAGGCGGACCCGCACCAAGACCGCTGCTTGAAACCTGTGTAGAAAAGGGAATCCCTGTCTTTCAATCCTATGGAATGACGGAGACGTCTTCTCAAATCGTGACACTCTCCCCTGAAGACAGCTTAAGAAAGCTTGGTTCTGCCGGAAAGCCCTTATTCCCATCCCAGTTAAAAATAAAAGCAGACGGGGAAGAAGCGGAAGTCCATACACCTGGAGAAATTATCGTAAAAGGACCAAATGTTACAATCGGTTACTTGAACAGGGAGGATGCCAATAAAGAAAACTTTAACAACGGATGGTTTTCTACAGGCGACATTGGATATGTGGATGAAGAGGGCTTTCTGTATGTAATGGATCGGCGTTCCGATCTAATTATTTCAGGAGGAGAAAATATTTATCCTGCAGAGGTGGAAGAAGTCCTGCTTTCCCATCCTGATATTTTGGAGGCAGGTGTAACTGGTGCAAAGGATCCCGTTTGGGAACAGGTTCCTTATGGGTTTATTGTTACAAAGGCTTCTTTGTCGGAGGAAGATATCATCGAGTTCTGCCAGAAACACTTGGCAAAATACAAGATTCCTAAACGAATTTTCTCCGTTTCTGCTTTACCAAGAAATGCTTCTAATAAGCTTTTGCGGAGAAAATTAATGGATCTATTATCAGAAGGCGGGTTAGAATGA
- a CDS encoding 1,4-dihydroxy-2-naphthoate polyprenyltransferase, producing MAIESSPAVKPDKGWRVWWQLTRPHTLTAAFVPVLLGTTYAMQTHKLHAGLFAAMLIASLLIQAATNMFNEYYDFKRGLDNENSVGIGGAIVRNGVKPKTVLSLAFAFFAISVLIGIYISATTSWWIAAIGTVCMIVAYLYTGGPLPIAYTPFGEIISGFFMGVIIVLISFYIQTGTITSGSILISIPIMILIGAILLSNNIRDLDGDKENGRKTVAILIGRKNAIILLGSMFTFSYLWIIGFIIFGHATPWLLIILLSLPKPIAAIRGFIGKTEAIQMVPAMVATAQTNTFFGFLLSIGLIINYFM from the coding sequence ATGGCTATAGAATCTTCACCAGCTGTAAAGCCCGATAAAGGGTGGCGGGTATGGTGGCAGCTTACACGGCCTCATACCTTAACAGCTGCTTTTGTCCCTGTGCTTCTCGGGACAACCTACGCAATGCAAACACATAAACTTCATGCAGGATTGTTTGCGGCAATGTTAATTGCTTCACTTTTAATCCAAGCTGCAACCAATATGTTCAATGAATACTACGATTTTAAACGCGGCTTAGACAATGAAAACTCCGTTGGGATTGGGGGCGCAATCGTCCGAAATGGCGTGAAGCCCAAGACTGTCTTAAGTTTAGCCTTTGCATTTTTTGCTATTTCCGTCCTTATAGGTATTTATATTTCTGCTACTACATCGTGGTGGATAGCCGCAATAGGCACCGTTTGTATGATTGTAGCCTATCTTTACACAGGAGGCCCGCTTCCTATTGCCTATACACCATTTGGTGAAATTATTTCCGGCTTTTTTATGGGTGTCATCATCGTCCTCATTTCTTTTTATATTCAAACCGGAACTATTACAAGCGGCAGTATTTTGATTTCAATTCCCATCATGATTCTTATTGGAGCCATCCTGCTTTCCAATAATATTAGGGACCTTGATGGCGACAAAGAGAATGGCCGTAAGACAGTGGCTATTCTAATAGGAAGAAAAAATGCTATTATCCTATTAGGCTCTATGTTCACATTTTCTTATCTATGGATTATTGGCTTCATCATCTTTGGCCATGCAACACCATGGCTGTTAATTATCCTGCTTAGCCTGCCAAAACCAATCGCAGCAATTAGGGGATTTATCGGAAAAACAGAAGCAATTCAAATGGTACCAGCAATGGTTGCCACAGCCCAAACAAACACCTTTTTTGGCTTCCTGCTTTCCATAGGCCTCATCATAAATTACTTCATGTAA
- a CDS encoding DUF1540 domain-containing protein codes for MAKDVLCSVHNCQYWKQGNQCSAEQIYVISHTGQQAGHQRETDCKTFKPADLQ; via the coding sequence ATGGCAAAGGATGTCTTATGTTCAGTCCATAACTGTCAATATTGGAAGCAGGGCAACCAATGCTCTGCTGAACAAATCTATGTGATCAGCCATACAGGACAACAAGCTGGCCATCAGAGAGAAACAGACTGTAAAACCTTTAAGCCTGCTGATTTACAATAA
- the menC gene encoding o-succinylbenzoate synthase: MNIQRVILSVIKMNLKAPFSTALGTLWEREGIIIQVADENGVIGLGEAVAFSTPWYTEETVKTCMHMLKDVLVPILLASPVHHPSELEDRFSAIRGNHMAKAGLETAVWDLYAKNQNKPLWEVIGGTQMIIPSGAVVGAHDLDTALIQMEAFVKQGYKRIKVKIKPGLDYKLIKALRSHYHDVPLMADANSAYTLKDLPLLEALDEFNLLMIEQPLAVDDIVQHRLVQRKLNTPVCLDESIVTLHDAESAIDLESCKVINIKIGRVGGLSNAIKIHDLCLQNGLEVWCGGMIEFGVSRAHNLVLSSLKGFKIPGDISASNRYWDEDIILPEVEVVNGNIHLSSKAGIGFELNHNRMAEVTTYEEEIRGS; encoded by the coding sequence ATGAACATTCAGCGTGTAATTCTCTCTGTTATTAAAATGAATTTAAAGGCTCCTTTTTCGACTGCTCTTGGTACTTTATGGGAAAGAGAAGGCATTATCATTCAAGTGGCGGATGAAAACGGAGTAATAGGACTTGGTGAGGCAGTCGCTTTTTCAACTCCTTGGTATACAGAAGAAACCGTCAAAACCTGCATGCATATGCTTAAGGATGTGTTAGTCCCTATTTTGCTGGCATCACCGGTTCACCACCCGAGTGAACTGGAAGACCGCTTTTCTGCCATTAGAGGGAACCATATGGCAAAAGCAGGGCTAGAGACTGCAGTCTGGGACCTATATGCTAAAAATCAAAATAAGCCTCTTTGGGAGGTTATAGGCGGGACACAAATGATTATTCCTTCAGGTGCCGTCGTCGGCGCCCATGACCTGGATACAGCTTTGATTCAAATGGAAGCATTTGTAAAACAGGGATACAAGAGAATTAAGGTGAAAATTAAGCCCGGGCTCGATTATAAGCTGATTAAGGCGCTTAGAAGCCACTATCATGACGTTCCATTAATGGCAGATGCCAATTCCGCCTATACATTGAAGGATCTTCCTTTATTGGAGGCTCTTGATGAATTTAATCTCTTAATGATTGAACAGCCCTTAGCTGTAGATGATATTGTCCAGCACAGGCTTGTCCAGCGGAAGCTCAATACACCAGTCTGCCTGGATGAAAGCATCGTCACCCTTCATGATGCGGAAAGTGCCATTGACCTTGAAAGCTGTAAAGTAATCAATATAAAAATAGGGAGAGTCGGCGGGCTCTCAAATGCTATAAAAATTCATGATTTATGCCTGCAAAACGGTTTAGAAGTATGGTGTGGAGGCATGATTGAGTTTGGCGTTTCCAGGGCACATAATCTGGTTCTCTCTTCCTTAAAGGGCTTTAAAATTCCCGGGGACATTTCTGCATCAAACAGATACTGGGATGAAGATATTATTCTTCCTGAAGTTGAAGTGGTGAATGGAAATATTCATCTCTCTTCAAAGGCGGGGATTGGATTTGAATTGAACCATAACAGGATGGCAGAGGTAACAACCTATGAAGAAGAAATCAGAGGTTCATAA
- the menB gene encoding 1,4-dihydroxy-2-naphthoyl-CoA synthase translates to MAIEWKTERNYEDILYETYHGIAKITINRPEVHNAFRPKTVTELIDAFAYARDDANIGVIILAGAGDKAFCSGGDQKVRGNGGYVGDDNIPRLNVLDLQRLMRVIPKPVIAMVSGYAIGGGHVLHVVADLTIAADNAIFGQTGPKVGSFDGGYGAGYLARLVGHKKAREIWYLCRQYSAQEALDMGLVNTVVPLERLEEETVQWAEEILEKSPMAIRFLKAAFNADTDGLAGIQQFAGDATLLYYTSDEAKEGRDAFKEKRKPDFGQFPRFP, encoded by the coding sequence ATGGCAATTGAGTGGAAAACAGAACGGAATTATGAAGATATTCTGTACGAAACTTATCATGGTATTGCAAAAATCACCATTAATCGTCCTGAAGTACATAATGCATTCCGTCCCAAAACGGTAACAGAGCTTATTGATGCTTTTGCATATGCACGTGATGACGCAAATATTGGTGTTATTATTTTAGCTGGAGCAGGGGATAAAGCCTTTTGTTCAGGCGGAGACCAAAAAGTTCGCGGCAATGGCGGATACGTCGGTGATGATAATATCCCGCGTTTAAATGTATTGGATCTTCAACGTCTAATGCGTGTAATTCCTAAGCCGGTCATTGCAATGGTTTCAGGATACGCCATTGGCGGAGGGCATGTTTTGCACGTCGTAGCAGACTTAACGATTGCTGCTGACAATGCGATTTTCGGACAAACAGGCCCTAAAGTGGGAAGCTTTGACGGCGGATATGGTGCAGGCTATCTTGCCCGTCTTGTAGGACATAAGAAAGCACGTGAAATCTGGTATTTATGTCGCCAGTACTCTGCACAGGAAGCGTTGGATATGGGTCTTGTGAACACAGTTGTCCCTCTTGAAAGACTGGAAGAAGAAACAGTTCAATGGGCAGAGGAAATTCTTGAAAAAAGCCCAATGGCTATCCGCTTCCTGAAAGCTGCATTTAATGCAGATACGGATGGATTAGCAGGTATTCAGCAATTTGCCGGAGATGCAACCTTGCTTTATTATACGAGCGATGAAGCGAAAGAAGGCCGCGATGCATTTAAAGAAAAACGCAAACCGGACTTTGGACAATTCCCTCGTTTCCCTTGA
- the menD gene encoding 2-succinyl-5-enolpyruvyl-6-hydroxy-3-cyclohexene-1-carboxylic-acid synthase, with the protein MKHQEGLTTYLASFIEEIVSSGVTEVVISPGSRSTPIAMLLMEHPKVHTYINIDERSAAFFALGLAKQMRRPAAVLCTSGTAAANYFPAIAEARISRVPLIVLTADRPHELREVGAPQAIDQLHLYGKHVKWFAEMPVPEIGEEVLRFVKATAARAVSHAEQAPAGPVHINFPLREPLIPRLEPSPFSLEEGAKRLNTVQGKLMLSEEEIKDLIEPLKGIEKGLIVCGVIDEPGFAEAVLMLSKKLGYPVLADPLSQLRSGFFQGDDIIDNYDSIFKDAKIAAELKPEAVIRFGGMPVSKPLTLLLKEHDDILHIVVDGGNGWRDPLKMATHMVNCDEKAFCMQMAGQLNEVKESNWLHKWKEINRITTETIINIMEAEQNMDEGKVVMELVKQLPENSTVFVGNSMPIRDIDTFYHFNQKNIRIMANRGANGIDGVVSSALGASVYAEPLFLIIGDLSFFHDMNGLLAAKMHHLNINIILINNNGGGIFSFLPQAKEPKHFETLFGTPTDLNFEHAARLYDGRYAKVQNWDDFHSAVSQALEWKGLNVVEVPTNRNLNVQAHRKMWNQVSQEISDYLNGDEA; encoded by the coding sequence ATGAAACATCAAGAAGGTTTAACAACCTATTTAGCAAGTTTTATAGAGGAAATAGTCAGCTCAGGCGTAACGGAAGTGGTCATTAGCCCAGGCTCTCGGTCTACCCCAATTGCCATGCTTTTGATGGAGCATCCCAAAGTTCATACTTACATTAATATAGATGAGCGCTCGGCTGCTTTTTTTGCTCTCGGTTTAGCAAAGCAAATGAGAAGGCCGGCAGCTGTTTTATGTACATCCGGAACAGCGGCAGCCAATTATTTTCCTGCTATTGCAGAGGCACGGATATCCCGAGTGCCTTTAATTGTGCTGACGGCTGACCGCCCCCACGAGCTTCGCGAAGTAGGTGCTCCCCAAGCGATTGACCAGCTTCATTTATATGGAAAGCATGTCAAGTGGTTTGCTGAAATGCCGGTGCCGGAAATCGGGGAGGAGGTACTGAGATTTGTAAAGGCTACAGCTGCCCGGGCAGTATCGCACGCTGAGCAGGCTCCGGCAGGTCCAGTGCATATTAATTTTCCATTAAGGGAGCCGCTTATTCCCCGCTTAGAGCCTTCGCCTTTTAGTCTTGAAGAAGGGGCAAAACGGTTAAATACAGTCCAAGGGAAGCTGATGCTTTCAGAGGAAGAAATTAAGGATCTTATCGAGCCGCTTAAAGGAATTGAAAAGGGGCTTATTGTTTGTGGTGTTATCGATGAGCCAGGATTTGCAGAAGCTGTATTAATGCTTTCAAAAAAACTGGGTTATCCAGTGCTTGCTGATCCGCTGTCACAGCTTAGAAGTGGATTTTTTCAAGGAGACGATATCATTGACAACTATGACTCTATTTTTAAAGATGCAAAAATAGCTGCTGAGCTTAAACCAGAAGCAGTCATTCGTTTTGGGGGCATGCCAGTTTCAAAGCCGCTTACACTGCTTTTGAAGGAGCATGATGATATTTTACACATTGTAGTGGATGGAGGAAACGGCTGGCGGGATCCTTTAAAAATGGCCACCCATATGGTTAATTGTGATGAAAAAGCCTTCTGCATGCAAATGGCTGGCCAGCTGAATGAAGTGAAAGAATCAAACTGGCTGCATAAATGGAAAGAAATCAACCGCATCACAACGGAGACAATAATCAATATTATGGAAGCGGAACAAAATATGGACGAAGGCAAAGTCGTAATGGAATTGGTGAAGCAATTGCCGGAAAACAGCACTGTTTTTGTTGGGAACAGCATGCCAATCCGTGACATCGATACATTCTACCATTTTAATCAGAAAAATATCCGCATAATGGCAAACCGCGGGGCAAATGGGATTGACGGTGTTGTATCAAGTGCTCTTGGGGCAAGTGTTTATGCAGAGCCTTTATTTCTCATTATAGGTGATCTTTCTTTTTTCCATGATATGAATGGTCTTTTGGCTGCGAAAATGCATCATTTGAATATCAATATCATTCTGATTAATAATAATGGCGGGGGAATCTTTTCGTTCCTTCCTCAGGCGAAGGAACCAAAGCATTTTGAAACGCTATTTGGCACTCCGACAGATTTAAATTTCGAACATGCTGCACGATTGTATGATGGTCGTTACGCAAAGGTCCAAAACTGGGATGATTTCCATTCAGCTGTTTCACAAGCTCTTGAATGGAAAGGGTTGAATGTTGTTGAAGTACCAACAAATCGAAATCTAAATGTACAAGCTCACCGTAAAATGTGGAATCAAGTTTCCCAGGAAATCAGCGATTACTTAAATGGTGATGAAGCGTGA